One segment of Porticoccus hydrocarbonoclasticus MCTG13d DNA contains the following:
- a CDS encoding YihY/virulence factor BrkB family protein translates to MQSPLGYYDQIKSFLENRLWRADIESMALPQRYGYKFVRFLFVLMREFANGQLNLRAMSLVYTTLLSMVPLLAVSFSVLKAFGVHNQIEPLLLNLVQPLGEKGNEIVVNLLGFVENMKVGVLGSVGLALLLYTVVSLIQKVESSFNYVWHAKSTRPFSRRFSDYLSVIMVGPVLMFSAIGMTASLMNSDVVQALVSIEPFGSIMLVVTKLIPFLLIIMAFTFVYMFMPNTRVKFTAALVGAVVGGALWQSTGLVFAEFASSSTKYAAIYSGFAILVLFMIWLYLSWFILLLGSQVAYYVQYPEQIRLSNQRVPLSGRLREQTALLTIYWIAHRFVRHKKPLSIEELCQLLAIPAERVTETVQMLMDRELVVETNDEPSTYVLQSDPANMTVAEFLQIVRRPNDEQSMMNDQIQSVGGVDEVMAQLESSVGEKLAGLTLRKLVDDGKPD, encoded by the coding sequence ATGCAAAGCCCGCTAGGTTATTACGACCAGATAAAGAGTTTTTTGGAAAACCGGTTATGGCGTGCCGATATTGAATCGATGGCGCTACCCCAGCGCTATGGTTATAAATTTGTCAGGTTTCTTTTTGTTCTGATGCGCGAGTTTGCCAATGGGCAACTCAATTTGCGCGCCATGAGTCTTGTGTACACCACTCTGTTGTCGATGGTGCCACTATTAGCGGTCAGTTTTTCCGTGCTGAAGGCCTTTGGCGTGCATAACCAGATTGAACCATTGTTGTTGAATCTGGTGCAGCCCTTGGGGGAGAAGGGCAACGAAATCGTGGTGAACCTGCTCGGGTTCGTCGAGAACATGAAGGTGGGCGTGCTGGGCTCTGTGGGGTTGGCGTTACTGCTATATACCGTGGTTTCCCTGATCCAGAAGGTTGAAAGTTCGTTCAATTATGTCTGGCATGCCAAGTCCACCCGCCCATTTTCGCGTCGCTTCAGCGACTACCTGAGTGTCATTATGGTGGGGCCGGTGCTGATGTTTTCTGCCATCGGGATGACTGCTTCTCTGATGAATAGCGATGTGGTTCAGGCACTGGTCAGCATTGAACCATTTGGCAGTATCATGCTGGTGGTGACCAAGTTGATCCCCTTCCTGCTGATCATCATGGCCTTCACCTTTGTTTATATGTTTATGCCGAATACCCGGGTGAAGTTTACGGCGGCGCTGGTGGGTGCGGTGGTGGGCGGTGCCCTCTGGCAGAGCACGGGCCTGGTGTTTGCCGAATTCGCTTCATCCTCGACCAAGTACGCGGCCATTTATTCCGGCTTTGCCATTCTGGTGCTGTTCATGATCTGGCTTTACCTGAGCTGGTTTATTCTTCTGCTCGGTTCCCAGGTGGCCTATTACGTTCAGTATCCGGAGCAGATCAGGCTCAGTAATCAACGTGTACCACTGAGCGGAAGGCTGCGCGAGCAAACGGCGCTGCTGACCATATACTGGATAGCCCACCGTTTTGTTCGCCACAAAAAACCACTCTCGATCGAGGAGCTGTGCCAGTTACTGGCAATACCTGCCGAGCGTGTGACGGAGACTGTGCAGATGTTAATGGATCGGGAGCTGGTGGTTGAAACCAATGACGAGCCCAGCACCTATGTGCTGCAATCTGATCCGGCTAATATGACGGTGGCTGAATTTCTTCAGATTGTGCGTAGACCCAACGATGAGCAGTCGATGATGAACGATCAGATTCAATCAGTGGGGGGGGTCGACGAAGTCATGGCACAGTTGGAGTCATCGGTTGGTGAAAAACTGGCGGGGTTGACGTTGCGTAAACTGGTGGATGACGGGAAGCCGGATTAG
- a CDS encoding DUF3015 domain-containing protein, with the protein MMRPILTGLVMLTASSFAMASDTGPGCGWGSMLFKGQSGVASHVVAATTNGTSGNNTFGMTSGTNGCDTSRTINYTGSNAVVFHNMDRLSNDIAKGDGEILSTVASVMGIESRDVPTFKRVMHDNFNTLYPNSDVTSEQIVETMVSLMANDKTLAKYV; encoded by the coding sequence ATGATGCGACCAATTCTGACCGGCCTAGTGATGTTAACCGCCAGTTCATTTGCCATGGCCAGTGACACCGGTCCCGGCTGCGGCTGGGGTTCCATGCTATTCAAAGGCCAATCCGGTGTCGCCTCCCACGTTGTGGCTGCGACAACCAATGGCACTTCTGGCAACAATACCTTCGGTATGACGTCTGGCACCAATGGCTGCGATACATCCAGAACTATCAACTACACTGGCAGCAACGCCGTGGTGTTCCACAATATGGATCGCCTCTCAAACGACATTGCCAAAGGTGACGGGGAAATTCTTTCCACTGTCGCTTCAGTCATGGGAATTGAGTCCCGGGACGTGCCCACCTTCAAGCGCGTCATGCACGACAACTTCAATACCCTTTATCCGAATAGCGACGTCACCAGCGAACAGATCGTCGAGACCATGGTCTCTCTCATGGCCAACGACAAGACACTGGCCAAATACGTATAA
- a CDS encoding 16S rRNA (uracil(1498)-N(3))-methyltransferase, which yields MNLLLLEPADFISDSKVTLGGRRLQHLLEVQRVSEGTSLRAGLVNGRIGEATVLRLTPQTAELAVVLSQPPPPALPVTLLLAMPRPKMLRRILQTVATMGVKQLYLVNSWRVEKSYWQSPWLAPEAIREQLLLGLEQGCDTQLPQVLIRPRFKPLVEDELSAIMADSLALVAHPGSGTPCPVGPLSSPVTLAVGPEGGFIDYEIDKLCEAGFQPVTLGSRILRVETAIPAILGRLFH from the coding sequence ATGAATTTATTGCTGCTGGAACCCGCAGATTTCATCTCCGATTCAAAGGTCACGCTCGGCGGGCGGCGCCTGCAGCATCTGCTGGAAGTGCAAAGGGTCAGCGAAGGAACCAGCCTCAGGGCCGGGCTGGTAAATGGCCGGATCGGAGAGGCAACGGTGCTCAGGCTCACCCCTCAGACGGCAGAGCTGGCAGTGGTATTGAGTCAACCCCCGCCGCCGGCACTGCCAGTCACACTCTTACTGGCCATGCCCCGACCAAAAATGCTCCGACGCATTCTGCAGACGGTCGCCACCATGGGCGTTAAACAGCTGTATCTGGTCAACAGTTGGCGGGTGGAGAAAAGCTACTGGCAGAGTCCCTGGCTGGCACCAGAAGCCATTCGCGAACAGCTGTTACTCGGCCTCGAACAGGGCTGTGATACACAGCTTCCCCAGGTGCTGATCAGACCCCGATTCAAGCCTTTAGTGGAAGATGAACTGTCGGCCATCATGGCGGACAGTCTGGCTCTGGTCGCCCACCCAGGCAGTGGCACCCCTTGCCCGGTAGGCCCGCTTTCATCCCCGGTAACACTGGCGGTCGGGCCAGAGGGTGGATTTATCGACTACGAAATCGACAAACTCTGCGAAGCGGGATTTCAACCCGTCACCCTGGGCAGCCGTATTTTGCGGGTGGAAACGGCGATCCCGGCCATTCTGGGTCGGTTGTTTCACTGA
- a CDS encoding Lnb N-terminal periplasmic domain-containing protein, translating to MNHRLKTLLTLLLFLQIAPVIGAPDNIAALSRDSQWLALLQYQRSDWDGALRSEVDSEDFFLSDRGKVDPEDELLANIRDFEQKPDLQCRFPARAQWLQSQGLIDTLSIGEGHCPELNQWLQKFEPEHISLIFPAAYLNSPSSMFGHLFLRVDQKNQRDENRLLAQTINFAANVNHDDPELIYAYRGLFGGYPGVISVMPYYQKVKEYSEVENRDIWEYRLNLNAEEIHRLLLHTWELLPAHFDYFFFDENCAYRILTLLDVARPSLQLTQQFSTYAIPSDTLRSIVAGNLVAKVRYRPSMATELKYKIEQLPVSLHPLTLALADPSNILQEQHHDEDHPAITAGALEVAFDLQRYQAQQQQLPRSSVADASLELLKKRSEIAAPSPYRAPPAPTVRDDEGHRTFQVALSRGQNEDVEYTLLRIRPAYHDLLDPPAGYPEGAQIKFLETDLALRETGTLRLERFTGLNITSLTPRDAFFKPLSWRVDAGLYRKYLADGDDPLVPTLNVGIGHSYRLAGQHQIYLLAESQLQHQHNLPSNYAASLGLHGGWLFRGENWQQHLSLQLNEAVAGYDHHYHRLNWEVSYHLGLNLSLVGQLSATTTEGNWFHQQRLGLEWRF from the coding sequence ATGAATCACAGATTGAAGACACTCCTCACCCTGCTACTTTTTTTACAGATAGCACCGGTGATTGGAGCACCTGACAATATCGCTGCCCTGTCCAGAGATTCACAATGGCTGGCTCTGCTGCAATACCAACGCAGTGACTGGGACGGCGCCCTGCGATCCGAAGTGGACAGTGAAGACTTTTTCCTCAGCGACCGCGGCAAAGTTGACCCGGAAGACGAACTGTTGGCCAATATTCGGGACTTTGAACAGAAACCTGATTTGCAGTGCCGCTTCCCGGCCAGAGCACAGTGGTTGCAGAGCCAGGGCCTGATCGACACCCTGTCCATTGGCGAGGGCCACTGCCCGGAACTCAATCAATGGCTGCAAAAATTCGAGCCCGAACATATCAGTCTGATCTTTCCTGCGGCTTATCTGAACAGCCCATCGTCCATGTTCGGCCACCTGTTTCTTCGGGTGGACCAGAAAAACCAGCGCGACGAAAACCGCCTGCTGGCACAGACCATCAACTTTGCCGCGAATGTGAATCACGATGATCCGGAACTGATTTACGCCTACCGCGGCCTGTTCGGCGGATACCCCGGCGTCATATCGGTGATGCCCTACTACCAGAAAGTGAAAGAATACAGCGAGGTGGAAAACCGCGACATCTGGGAATACCGGCTCAACCTGAACGCTGAGGAAATTCACCGCCTGCTACTCCATACCTGGGAGCTGTTACCGGCTCACTTCGACTATTTTTTCTTTGACGAGAACTGCGCCTATCGCATTCTCACACTTCTGGACGTAGCGCGCCCGAGCCTGCAATTGACACAACAGTTTTCGACATACGCCATCCCCTCGGACACGCTTCGCAGCATTGTCGCCGGAAATCTGGTAGCCAAGGTACGCTACCGTCCGTCAATGGCCACCGAGCTGAAATACAAAATCGAACAGCTGCCTGTATCCCTCCATCCCCTCACCCTGGCTCTGGCAGACCCCAGTAACATACTCCAGGAACAGCACCATGATGAGGACCATCCAGCGATCACGGCTGGTGCTCTGGAGGTGGCCTTCGATCTGCAGCGCTACCAGGCTCAACAACAGCAACTCCCCCGGTCGTCGGTGGCCGACGCCTCTCTGGAATTGCTGAAAAAACGCAGTGAAATTGCTGCCCCCTCGCCGTATCGGGCACCACCCGCGCCGACTGTCCGCGACGATGAGGGCCACCGGACCTTCCAGGTCGCGCTCAGCCGGGGACAGAATGAGGACGTGGAATACACTTTGTTACGCATCCGTCCAGCCTACCATGACCTGCTCGATCCTCCTGCCGGGTACCCGGAAGGCGCACAGATCAAATTTCTCGAAACCGACCTGGCCTTAAGGGAAACGGGCACCTTGCGGCTGGAGCGTTTTACCGGCCTCAATATCACATCACTGACGCCCCGCGACGCTTTTTTCAAACCCCTCTCATGGCGGGTGGATGCCGGGCTTTACAGAAAATACCTGGCAGACGGCGACGACCCACTGGTTCCCACCCTGAATGTCGGCATAGGCCACAGCTATCGTCTCGCCGGGCAGCACCAGATCTATCTGCTTGCCGAAAGCCAACTTCAGCACCAGCACAACCTGCCCTCCAACTACGCGGCAAGCCTTGGGTTACACGGTGGCTGGTTGTTTCGGGGAGAAAACTGGCAACAACATCTTTCCCTACAACTGAACGAGGCGGTGGCGGGATATGATCACCACTACCATCGGTTGAACTGGGAGGTCAGCTATCACCTGGGATTAAACCTGTCCCTGGTTGGCCAACTGTCCGCCACCACCACAGAGGGCAACTGGTTTCACCAACAGCGACTGGGACTGGAATGGCGTTTCTGA
- a CDS encoding transglycosylase SLT domain-containing protein, with product MAFRRSIRKKCWRYCRQKCRRHPVIRPAALLIFFVSVSGCALFAAAPPAKQSNICEIFRQEPAWYDHARDAQEKWGTPIATQMAFIHQESSFRSHAKPPRDRLLGFIPWFRSSSAYGYAQAQDPVWGEYEEDVGGLLTRRTHMKYATDFIGWYNRRSHERLGISLYNPEHLYLAYHEGPTGYRRGYHRNKPQVLRSAVKVSGLASRYQTQLAGCESEFRCRHFWQIWPFCRG from the coding sequence TTGGCATTCCGGCGATCCATACGTAAAAAATGCTGGCGCTACTGCCGTCAAAAGTGTCGCCGGCATCCTGTGATCAGGCCAGCGGCGCTGTTGATTTTTTTTGTGTCGGTTTCGGGTTGCGCGCTGTTTGCTGCGGCGCCGCCCGCAAAGCAAAGTAATATCTGTGAGATTTTCAGACAGGAACCCGCTTGGTATGACCATGCCAGAGATGCTCAGGAAAAATGGGGCACGCCCATTGCTACCCAGATGGCCTTTATTCATCAGGAGTCTTCGTTTCGAAGCCACGCAAAGCCCCCACGGGATCGGTTGCTGGGGTTCATTCCGTGGTTTCGGTCTTCATCTGCCTACGGCTATGCCCAGGCGCAGGATCCGGTCTGGGGTGAATACGAGGAGGACGTTGGCGGTCTACTGACCCGCCGTACCCACATGAAATATGCCACGGACTTCATCGGTTGGTATAACCGCCGCAGTCACGAGCGATTGGGTATTTCCCTGTACAACCCGGAGCACCTGTACCTGGCTTATCATGAAGGACCGACCGGTTACCGTCGGGGTTACCATCGCAACAAGCCTCAGGTGTTGCGATCGGCCGTCAAAGTCAGTGGCCTCGCCAGTCGATATCAGACACAACTGGCGGGTTGTGAGTCGGAATTCCGCTGCAGACACTTCTGGCAGATATGGCCATTCTGTCGCGGTTGA
- a CDS encoding glutathione S-transferase family protein: MKLYDCAVAPNPRRARMFIAEKGLDIPKVEIDILGGENLKDSFLAINPRGLLPVLELDDGTRFDEAMAICRYLEELHPDPPLLGTTPVERAQIACMQRKMEFEGMIATSEVFRNKLENDSFAYRSLPGVPSPAIPGLVERGTQTLKRFFISLEKYLEGGNKFIMGDRFTMVDITAVCAVDFAKWVDITIPDGNRNSLRWYDEVSARPSASA; the protein is encoded by the coding sequence ATGAAACTGTATGACTGTGCTGTCGCGCCAAACCCAAGACGAGCCAGAATGTTTATCGCCGAAAAAGGCCTGGACATCCCCAAGGTGGAAATCGACATTCTCGGTGGCGAAAACCTGAAGGATTCTTTTCTTGCGATTAACCCTCGCGGTCTATTGCCTGTCCTGGAACTGGACGATGGCACCCGCTTCGATGAAGCCATGGCCATATGTCGCTATCTTGAAGAATTGCATCCAGATCCACCCCTACTGGGAACTACGCCGGTAGAGCGTGCGCAGATTGCATGCATGCAGCGCAAAATGGAATTTGAGGGAATGATCGCCACCTCCGAAGTGTTTCGCAACAAGCTAGAAAACGACAGTTTCGCCTACCGCAGCCTGCCCGGTGTGCCATCACCTGCCATACCCGGTCTGGTGGAACGCGGCACTCAGACCCTCAAGCGCTTTTTCATTTCGCTGGAAAAATACCTGGAGGGCGGTAACAAATTTATCATGGGAGACCGTTTCACAATGGTCGACATCACCGCCGTCTGTGCAGTGGACTTTGCCAAATGGGTAGATATCACTATCCCCGACGGCAACCGTAACAGCCTGCGCTGGTACGATGAAGTATCTGCACGGCCAAGCGCCAGTGCCTGA
- a CDS encoding alpha/beta hydrolase: MAFLKRIQRSCRWALILSLSVSLLTACSGMFFYPQERLRLTPDILGIQYRDVFLTTRDDIRVHAWHLLPPSVPKGVILVLHGNAENISTHIHSVAWLAESGYELLLLDYRGFGHSEGAASLPGVFNDLSSAADWLEHRSQSQGIPAFWLGQSIGASLSSYYLSKHSVDGLKAVILDTPFASYRRIGREKFSEFWLTWPLQYPLSWLIDDQYSPERVADKWPHLPLLIFSSENDVVIPQRHTRDLVRQLRSGSESTIETVHTDTPHIGTYRDQSYRETTLRFLQENTAKR; encoded by the coding sequence ATGGCGTTTCTGAAAAGAATTCAACGCAGTTGTCGATGGGCGCTGATCCTTTCGCTCTCAGTTTCGCTACTTACGGCCTGCAGCGGCATGTTCTTTTACCCGCAGGAGCGTTTGCGCCTCACCCCGGACATACTGGGTATCCAGTATCGGGACGTCTTCCTGACTACCCGTGACGATATCCGGGTGCACGCCTGGCATCTGCTGCCGCCATCCGTGCCCAAAGGCGTCATCCTGGTACTGCACGGCAACGCCGAAAATATCAGCACGCATATCCACAGTGTCGCCTGGCTCGCAGAGTCCGGCTACGAACTGCTCTTGCTAGACTACCGCGGTTTCGGCCACTCAGAGGGAGCTGCCTCTCTGCCCGGCGTATTCAACGATTTATCCAGTGCCGCTGACTGGCTTGAGCATCGCAGCCAGAGCCAAGGTATCCCGGCCTTCTGGCTCGGGCAGAGTATTGGCGCCAGTCTGAGCAGTTACTATTTGTCGAAGCACTCCGTCGACGGCCTCAAGGCGGTCATTCTCGACACCCCTTTCGCCAGTTACCGCCGGATTGGGCGGGAAAAATTTTCGGAATTCTGGTTGACCTGGCCACTCCAGTACCCTTTATCCTGGCTCATCGACGACCAATACAGCCCCGAACGGGTGGCGGATAAATGGCCCCACCTTCCACTATTGATTTTCAGTAGTGAAAACGATGTTGTCATCCCCCAGCGGCACACCCGCGATCTGGTCAGACAACTGCGCAGCGGGAGCGAGAGCACCATTGAAACAGTGCACACCGACACACCACACATCGGCACCTACCGCGACCAGTCCTACCGTGAAACCACGCTCAGATTTCTGCAAGAAAACACGGCCAAAAGATGA
- a CDS encoding Glu/Leu/Phe/Val family dehydrogenase — protein MSQKKSLFSDAQSRMADIFDRLDVHCDVRRQLEQPKCIHQAAIPVRMDDGSLRVFPGWRVQYDQSRGPGKGGVRFHPNVDADEVTALSFWMVLKCALVNLPFGGAKGGVQVDPKSLSRMELERLSRGYIRAFYDVIGPDRDVPAPDVNTNEIVMGWMVDEYSEISREKVPAIITGKPPEMGGSAGRTAATGRGALLVLETWARRKGKRPEDTTIAVQGFGNAGYHFARLAHEAGYRIVALSDSKGAINTNMALDPEPIWRHKNETRELKGMVYCESSVCTESDVGQISQEALLALDVDVLVLAALENAITTDNVGQVRAGAILEIANGPVTAKADASLAEKKVTVLPDVLANAGGVIVSYLEWVQNRTGDYWSESYINERLADQLVNQAELCFDRADEMDVSYRVAAYLQSVERIVSAIASRGTQQYFIGE, from the coding sequence TTGAGCCAAAAGAAAAGCCTTTTTAGCGACGCACAATCGCGGATGGCGGATATTTTTGACCGACTGGATGTTCACTGTGACGTTCGTCGCCAACTCGAGCAGCCCAAATGCATTCATCAGGCGGCGATCCCAGTCCGTATGGACGATGGCAGTTTGCGAGTCTTTCCGGGTTGGCGTGTTCAGTATGATCAGAGTCGCGGACCGGGCAAAGGCGGAGTACGCTTTCATCCCAATGTGGATGCCGATGAAGTCACGGCCTTGAGCTTCTGGATGGTATTGAAGTGTGCCCTGGTCAATCTGCCATTCGGGGGTGCGAAGGGCGGTGTGCAGGTGGACCCGAAATCGCTTTCCCGGATGGAACTGGAACGGCTTTCCCGAGGCTACATCCGCGCCTTTTACGATGTCATCGGGCCGGATCGCGATGTTCCGGCACCGGATGTCAACACGAACGAAATCGTTATGGGTTGGATGGTGGATGAGTACTCCGAAATCAGCCGCGAGAAAGTGCCTGCCATTATTACCGGCAAGCCTCCAGAAATGGGAGGCTCTGCAGGGCGCACTGCAGCGACCGGTCGCGGCGCTCTGCTGGTACTGGAAACCTGGGCCAGACGCAAAGGAAAACGACCTGAGGACACGACCATTGCCGTGCAGGGCTTCGGCAATGCCGGCTATCACTTCGCTCGTCTGGCGCACGAAGCGGGTTACCGGATAGTGGCGCTGTCTGATTCAAAAGGCGCAATTAATACCAACATGGCTCTGGACCCGGAACCCATCTGGCGGCACAAGAACGAAACGCGTGAGCTCAAGGGTATGGTCTACTGCGAATCGTCTGTGTGCACCGAGAGCGATGTCGGCCAGATCAGCCAGGAGGCTCTGCTGGCGTTGGATGTTGATGTGCTGGTACTGGCTGCACTGGAGAATGCTATTACGACTGACAATGTGGGCCAGGTGCGCGCCGGCGCCATTCTGGAAATCGCCAATGGCCCGGTGACGGCCAAAGCGGACGCAAGCCTGGCCGAAAAAAAAGTCACGGTATTACCGGATGTTCTGGCCAATGCAGGGGGCGTGATCGTCAGTTATCTGGAATGGGTACAGAACCGTACTGGCGATTATTGGTCAGAAAGTTACATCAACGAACGCTTGGCGGATCAGCTTGTGAATCAGGCTGAGCTGTGCTTCGACCGGGCGGATGAAATGGATGTCAGTTACCGGGTTGCTGCTTATCTGCAAAGCGTCGAACGCATTGTCTCGGCCATCGCCAGTCGCGGCACCCAACAGTATTTTATCGGTGAGTGA
- a CDS encoding nitroreductase family protein — protein MDALQALHQRVSVPRLSEPAPKGDILANIQRAAFRAADHARMRPWRFLIVEGEGRQALGELFVRSEEQRGAELSDKARQRIAERPLRAPMVMVVIASPKENPKVPEIEQWLSAGAAAQNMITAAYAQGVGAVWRTGDYAYDPSVMAGLGLSDAESIIGFLYLGTVQIAPPEAPETAIDDYFQSWP, from the coding sequence GTACCCAGATTGTCCGAGCCCGCGCCGAAAGGTGACATTCTGGCGAATATTCAGCGAGCGGCGTTTCGTGCTGCCGATCATGCAAGAATGCGCCCCTGGCGTTTTCTTATCGTTGAGGGCGAAGGGCGCCAGGCGCTCGGGGAACTGTTTGTTCGTTCAGAGGAACAGCGGGGTGCCGAACTCAGTGACAAAGCGCGGCAGCGTATTGCCGAGCGCCCCCTGCGCGCGCCGATGGTCATGGTCGTGATAGCAAGCCCGAAAGAAAATCCCAAGGTCCCGGAAATTGAGCAGTGGCTATCCGCCGGTGCGGCTGCTCAAAATATGATTACTGCCGCTTATGCGCAGGGTGTCGGTGCGGTCTGGCGAACTGGCGACTACGCCTATGACCCCAGCGTTATGGCAGGGCTGGGGCTCAGCGATGCCGAAAGTATCATCGGCTTCCTGTATCTAGGAACTGTCCAGATTGCGCCGCCCGAGGCCCCTGAAACAGCTATTGATGATTACTTCCAGAGCTGGCCCTGA